The sequence TTCAGACCTGAGAAATAAGTGTTTCTTTTCATCACGTCTGGTTCTCTATGTTTCTTCTTTAAGCCTTTGAAAACAAAGTGTGTGTTTACTGCCTAAAACACTAGTTTAATGTTCTTAAGCATAACAGTCTCCGTATTCCATCCTTGTCACAACTTAgagattattattattcaaGAAAGAAAAGCCACTACAGAGtacattaattaaaagaggaaACCGTAATCAAACTTGTTACAGTATGATGCGGCCGTAAGTTTCTAATGATCGTCAAACGCACGCAGGAGACCGCGTGGGACTAAAGCTGAAAAAGATCTAACGGTGGAGAAAGGTGCGTTGAAAATTGAGAGCGATCAAAAAGAAGGGAATCTAACGGTCGTAAGAATAGCGTCAGACCTAAGCGAAAACCCTTGCAAAAAATTTCCTCTTTTAAAAACCCCATCTCCCTCTCGCCGCTTCTCTCCTTCTTCTCAATATCATCTCCCCGCACGCTCGCTCACATCGTCTGATTCTTGCGATTCAGAAAACATGGTAAGCTTCTCTTCTGCTCGTGCGATTAGATTGCGTTCCTCGATCTAGGATTTTGCACTCTCAGATCCGTTATGTTTATTCGTTGATTTCTAAATTGATCGTTGTTGTCATGTGCAGGCTCTACCGAACCAGCAAACCGTCGATTATCCTAGCTTCAAGCTCGTCATTGTTGGTGACGGAGGCACAGGTTCTCTTCCgcctttttttttcaatctgtGAAGTTTAATCGTAATATTGAGGCGCAATTGAGATTTTTGATGAGGCTGGTGTTCCTTTGTTAATAATATATTTGTGTTTCGATGATCTAGATATTGCGATTGGATTCGTATATAATTACTCAGTAGTTCAATTGATTCCGTAAGATGATTGAGATATGTGTGTGATTATTTTGCTAAGCTTGAGATTTCTCTTTTGTGGTTTGTGCAGGGAAAACTACTTTCGTCAAGAGACATCTTACTGGGGAGTTTGAGAAGAAGTATGAACGTAAGTATTAACGAATATTTTACTCGTCAATACGCATTGTCTATTTATTCTTCATTAATTAAACTGAATTTTCTGATTGATTTTGGGGTGTGTTGCAGCTACCATTGGTGTGGAGGTTCATCCTTTGGATTTCTTCACAAACTGTGGCAAGATCCGTTTCTACTGCTGGGATACTGCTGGTCAAGAGAAGTTCGGTGGCCTTAGGGATGGTTACTAGTAAGTAGATTCTCTTTTCCTTATATCTTGCTTGTATGTTCTTCAAGTAATCTCCTTGGATCACTTACTAGATTAAGGTTAATATGTGATTGTGTATTTTTGTATAGCTATGGCTATGTTGTTGAAAGAATCTCCTAGGATCACTTTATAGCATAAggttaatatatatagttttgaaTAGCTCTGGTTATGTTTTTGAAGTAATCTCTTACCAGCGTAAGATtaatatgttaagttttgaATAGCTCTGGTTATGATGTGATTGTAAGTTGACTTGCTTTGCTCTTTCCGTTTagatatataaaactaatttttttttcgcAGCATCCATGGCCAGTGTGCTGTGATTATGTTTGACGTCACAGCACGTCTCACATACAAGAACGTTCCAACATGGCACCGTGATCTCTGCAGGGTGTGCGAGAATATTCCCATTGTTCTCTGTGGGAACAAAGTCGATGTCAAGAACAGGCAAGTCAAGGCCAAGCAGGTGACATTCCACAGGAAGAAGAATCTGCAGTACTACGAGATATCCGCAAAGAGCAACTACAACTTCGAGAAGCCCTTCTTGTACCTCGCTAGGAAACTTGCTGGCGACCCTAACCTTCACTTTGTCGAGTCACCAGCTCTTGCTCCCCCTGAGGTTCACATTGACGTTGCTGAGCAGCAGAAGAACGAGGCTGATCTCATTGCCGCCGCTGCTCAGCCTCTcccagatgatgatgatgacgcttttgagtaaacaaaaaaatcttccaaGAATGTCTGCCCCCGTGGGGAAGCTTTGCGTTGTCTGattctctcttttgttttggttttgttctATGTTGCGTTGTTGTTACATATAGAATGAACCGAGTGTTTTAGAACTGATATTGGGGAAGTATTGAGATTGTTCCGGTTTGGAATAGAGTGAGTTGTTTTTGAACCCGAAGAGAATATGCAATCAAGGATCTTTTTATATGCGTTGTCATGAACCTCGAATACTCTTAGCTTGAATCTGTTGAGCTCGAGATTGTTTGCATGTTGCTGTGTCGACTGTCTGTTTTGTTTGCATGTATGTTGCTGTGTGTGATTGCTTGTTTACATGTTGGTGCGACCTGTTACTGCAAGTCACAGCTCGTTTGTTGCTGCGATCTGTGACCAATAGCAAGTCATACAGCTTGTTGTTTGCTTCACTATTGTGCGACTAATCGCAGCGATTGACAACACACTTTACAATGTTGAAAGAAGATAGAAGTTAAGAGTCTGCAGTAGTATGGTGCAGTAATCATTCATATATGTTCAAACTCACATTTACAAGCtcaggaagaaaaaaaaatcaaatagctGTGTTTGAAAATAGAGTGACATTTTGTACAACCTTAACCTTAGTTTTCATTCTATGTAACACAGCTTGTAGATGTTAAATGATGCTGCTATCTGTATGTAGTACTGTTATCATCAGAGATAAGGTTTCTTATCTGCATCAGATGTTCCTCATTCGAGATGTTCAGTCTCAGACGGAGGTTTGTGATCCACGTTTCTTGTTCCCACGTTATATTCGGTCCAGATGCGTGCAATCTCTCGATACTGCATCGGTATTCATCCAACTCTAGCCTATGAACATCAGCAGCTTCTGAGCCTTTTGGTGTAAAGCCAGACTTCTTCTTGATCTTGAAGCTTCTGTAGCGACAAGATGATGACTCAGTGTCACTGGAGCTACCGGTTTCTATGGGAACGAAAGAGACAGTACTTAAACCATCCAAGttacaactaccaacagaagaaGCAATACTctctctatcttcttcttctttgacttGTGGAGTTTGATTGTGTGGCGTAACCAAAGAGTAGGTCCGTTTCTTTGAACCCAGTGCATCAGACACATTGAGCTTGTCTTTGCTCTCAGATGAAACATAGTCGCCTTTCAGATTCACCTTTCTCCTTAACTTTCCTGTTGAAGTCTGTGCGCTTAATCTCGGTGAACTCTTTAACCAAATGGTATAAACAAAATGTCAGCTCACAAAAGCCTTTGAAAGATACAGATATTGAAAGAGAAAAGAAACAGGTACCTGCCCGACCATGATCCACTCATTGTCTTGCCAAGACTGTCTGACCCGAATGTCAGATTTGTTTGCCTTGACCTTGACTGAGGAACCAAGTAATCTAACCAAGACACAATCATCCTCCAAAACCTTGGAAACGATAGCCATCTTCCAGGAACAGCTTTCAAAAACCTCAAGAACGTCACCAGGAACCCAAGAATGAAGAACTTGCAGAGGAGGAGGCTCAGGTCTCATACTCTTCCTCGGTACCCTCTCTGTAGCGTCAACGCTATCATACATGACAGTGTAATAATGCCCATTACCGGACATTATCTCAGCAGATCGCCAAGCACCAGATGGAAGTGAAGATTTGGTCAACACTTCCACTTTAGTTCCTTTCTTGAATCTCATCATTCCtgcaatttcaaaaaaaaaaacatgtgatGATGTGAATATCTTTTCACATTCTAACTGCTTATGATGATCCAATGCTAATAGTACATACAAATATCAAGAAATAAGCTGGACCAATAGATCCATGAGAATCTTTTACATCCAGAAACTTCAATCTATTGTCAGATTCTTATGCTTAATAATCACTAGAGATTGCAGAGAAGTCTACTATTTTGCAAAGCAAGAAAACAGTAGAGAGAAACATAGCATGGATTATTCAGATGTTAATGAAATTGAAAAGTATGATGATGACTCAAATGTATATGATCAATCTTCATTACTGAGAAAATTGAAATGAAACTCAGAATTTCAATTTAGAAAAAAGCATAAAAGATATTGTGTTTAccttaaaacaaaaagaagtttGGTCAGTGAATGTTTAGCACGCAAAGGAAATCATGATTCTGTTTtcacaaacaaattttttttttgctatttgATTTTCTGGGTAACCAAACAAGGATCAAAGGGGCTAaagaacagagaaaaaaaaacttatatgcaaaaaaaagagaataagtTTTTCGCTTATTACACATCAGCAAGCAAAACAAAATCCATATgattaattttaaatgaaaaacatttgaaataatAGTTCAAGAGTAACAATCCCCCTTTGGGCTCTAGCACTTTTATCCATCAAGCCCGCATGAGACATGGCCTTTtgtttgatagtttttttttttttttactaaatgggtgatgatgatgatgggagAAATTGGTGAGTGACAATGATTTGATGTTTTAttggaattatatatgtaaaaaataaatagtttttttcttaacGTTGTGCATGGCACAAGAATgttaaacgtttttttttttttggtaaaataaaaagGTGTTTTCACCAGTGGCGGAGGCAGAAATGAGTTTCAAGAGGGTCAATAATATTACCATAAGCAAATGATCAATCCAAAATGTTTATTGACTAGGTGCACATAGAGTATTTAGACTTGGATCATGAGGGTCATAATACTAAATTATCTATGAAAAGTGAATTATATAagcatgaaaattaaatttgtcaAAAGTCACATGGGTCAATTGATCCCCCTCATGTCAAGCTAGCTCCGCCACTGGTTTTCACCTCTTTGCCGGGAACTCAAGCAATGTAAATAGTCTCTTCCAGCGcgaatcgaacccgggtggcAGAAGTTACGCCCGCAACTCCTTTACCACCAGAGCTGACTCGTTCTGGTTAGAATGTTAAACGTTGGTATCTAGAATGGAAAGTTGATTTATAATGACAACTAACATTTACGCAGAAATCATTTACGAGTGGAAGTAATTGGCTCTGGTTCATGCATAAGAAGCAAATAATATAGGAAACAAATCAATATAGAGGTTAGTTCGTAATTGCTCAATTTataactagggattaacccgggctacgcccgggatttttatatttttctaatttaagttgttaaattatttatatttaggttatgatatatatttataaaaatgttaagatgtatgtcataattaaaatttatttttaaattttaacacgttaaattaacatattttttactatttaaatattttttgtaattttattggctatctagttatcatatttaggaaaactatctgttgagtgttggaataaatgttttagatatttaattaaactgcagagtattttcggatcgaccacatgcttaACAATCGATCAATCCgtaaaaaagatggtcgatcttctTGGCGAGGTaattacaattttagcaaaaatatctttgattttcaaatttaagtatataactattcttttgaatattatttttttattgtatttttttgattaaattattgtattataatgtttatgtaaatattttttgtgatgtttgaatttgtgttgttcgtatacttaacctagatgatattgatgtttaaccatttgtttttttatttatttattttaatcagaaattgtttttatttaaaaaattattcatatataatataatagtttaagtttggaagattaatctatatatataaattatgtatatttttaaaaaataatttaagatattatatattgagtaactgaatttcttatcttgaaaataaaatatttatatttttgtcttcatgttatactcaccaatccatcattgatatttataactcagtatgtttttaaaaaaacttagttttaagtaataaacgaatttaataaattaaattcatcacccaTAATGTtctctaaactatatttgaaaactctctaaaattatattttaagcataatattactattatttaattttaagcataatatatgcaaaaccaacttaaattatatttacaataagactatcctaaaccggttaataaaccaaaaacaatattaaatcaacatgaaccaatacctgattcggcgaggaaagaAGTGTTtcaggataaacgcttgaatgattattaactgtaatggtttgatcatgaaagagttagtatgaatattaacaattgtaagaatacctttgagtctatgaaaagcaattcaattcccatgaataagtttggcttttggaagttgcgggtttcccaacaatgaatccacctaacaaaaaatttgttgtcataaaaaatctcattcaaggtcattaaaggtttttgggactgcaaaagttgatggtgaaaccatttttttgctcgagtgctttgaagttttccttgatagagtgaggttgatattgatggaataatgagttttatagggactttcttgatgtaaaactatacatttttttgtcaaatgtggtatttccatttttatataatttactaccattttaagatagatgtacagtttaagatagatgtttaaatcttaatgtactttttccatttttttaaatgtttatttccatttcttatattttaatttacgtaatatctatattttatattttaaaatagatatttaaatcttaatgtactttttccattttttaaaattgtgtatttacttatattatatattttacatttttagatagatgtttaatgcttaatgaagtttttccatttttttaaaaaattgtgtatttacttattattatatatataattcatatattatatatttacattatttacttattatttattttcctgtatatgtatttccatttcttgtactttttatttacttaatatttctattttacattttaagatagatgtttaaatcttaatgtacgttttccattttttttttaaattgtatatttccatttgttatactttctatttacttaatatctatattttaaattttaagatatatttttaaatcttaatgtaattttccattttttaaattgggtatttacttatattatatatttacttttttttttatattgtgtatttctatttcttatactttctatttactaataattttatattttaagatagatttacattttaagatagatgtttaaatactaatgtattttttccatttttttaaattgtgtatttcctgttcttatactttctatttgcatatctatattttacattttatgatagatgtttaaatcgtaatatactttttccattgtttttaagttgtgtatttctttttcttatactttctatttacttaatatctatattttacattttaagatagatgtttaatatttaatgtactctttccattttttaaaaattgtgcatttacttattattgtatatataattagtatatttataatatttaattattatttatttttcaatatattgagtatttctctttcttatactttatatttagttaatatctatattttatattttaagatagatgtttaaatctcaatgtattttttcatttttaatgtaaaacggcaa comes from Brassica rapa cultivar Chiifu-401-42 chromosome A02, CAAS_Brap_v3.01, whole genome shotgun sequence and encodes:
- the LOC103851319 gene encoding GTP-binding nuclear protein Ran-2 — encoded protein: MALPNQQTVDYPSFKLVIVGDGGTGKTTFVKRHLTGEFEKKYEPTIGVEVHPLDFFTNCGKIRFYCWDTAGQEKFGGLRDGYYIHGQCAVIMFDVTARLTYKNVPTWHRDLCRVCENIPIVLCGNKVDVKNRQVKAKQVTFHRKKNLQYYEISAKSNYNFEKPFLYLARKLAGDPNLHFVESPALAPPEVHIDVAEQQKNEADLIAAAAQPLPDDDDDAFE
- the LOC103851318 gene encoding uncharacterized protein LOC103851318; the encoded protein is MMRFKKGTKVEVLTKSSLPSGAWRSAEIMSGNGHYYTVMYDSVDATERVPRKSMRPEPPPLQVLHSWVPGDVLEVFESCSWKMAIVSKVLEDDCVLVRLLGSSVKVKANKSDIRVRQSWQDNEWIMVGQSSPRLSAQTSTGKLRRKVNLKGDYVSSESKDKLNVSDALGSKKRTYSLVTPHNQTPQVKEEEDRESIASSVGSCNLDGLSTVSFVPIETGSSSDTESSSCRYRSFKIKKKSGFTPKGSEAADVHRLELDEYRCSIERLHASGPNITWEQETWITNLRLRLNISNEEHLMQIRNLISDDNSTTYR